The DNA window GTAGGATTAGGGGGGCATATCGGAAGTCATGTGGGGCGCGAGGGATCTCGATGGGGGCAGCAGCAGCGGTTGCAAATGCCGGATGGCATTGTCTGCACCGTGAAGCCGGTGATGACAAAGCGCAGGTCCTGATCAGAGACGTGGCAGGAACCGCGGTTTTTCGAGCGATCATTTCGATGCGGGTGTCGCCGAAGAAGGCCTGGGGGAGTACGCGTGCCGCTCCCGCCGGCTTGCCGCAGTGCCAATTGCATCGGCCCACCCGAATCGAATCTCGTAAGAAATGTGATAACGTATCATTTTGTCATGCGTTACCCAGCCATGCTTGTCAGCTCCCCAGTGCCCCCTGCAATTTCAATCTCCGGCCTGCACGTGGCCTATCGTGGTCGCGCCGTGCTGCAGGGCCTGGATATGCAAGTCGCGCCAGGTACCGTTTACGCATTGCTGGGCGGCAATGGCGCTGGCAAATCATCCACGCTTTCCACGCTGTTGGGTTTCGTCAAACCCACCTCCGGCAGCTTGCTGGTGGACGGCATCGACCCGGTCGCCCATCCGGGCAAGGCGCGTGCGCGCCTGGCGTATTTGCCGGAAAACGTCGCGCTCTACGAACACCTGAGTGCGCTGGAAAATGCCGACTATCTGCTCTCACTTGCCGGCCAGCGCCGCAGCCAGGCAGAGATTGGCCAGGTGTTTGCAGCCGCAGGCTTGCAGCGCGAGGCTTGGAACCAGCGGTTGGCGGGGTTCTCCAAAGGCATGCGGCAGAAAGTGGCCATCGCGGTCGCCACGCTGCGCCAGGTGCCGGTGCTGTTGTTGGACGAGCCCACCTCCGGCCTGGACCCCCGCGCCATCGCCGATTTCAATCGATTGGTCAGCAGCGTGCGTGAGCGCGGCGGTGCGGTGCTGATGGTGACGCATGATCTGCTTGGCGCGGTGGATGTGGCCGACCGTATCGGCTTTCTCGAAAACGGCCGCATTGCCGATGACATCGGCGCTGGCGACAGCGGTTTCGACGTGCGCACCTTGCATGCACGCTTCGCACATCCGCAGAACCGGGCCGCATGAGTCCTGTGCTGTTGGTCGCGCGCGAAGAATTACGCTTTCTGGCGCGCAATCGTTCCGCTGCCATCGGTGTGGTTCTGTTGATGTCGATCACGCTGGTGGCGACGTTGACAGCGGCGCATCATCAGCGTGAGGTCGCCGAGTTCCGCGCGCGTCAGCAACAGGCCGCACAGCAGGCATTCCAAGCGCAACCGGATCGCCATCCGCATCGGGTGGTGCATTACGGCCATTTCATCTATCGCCCGTTACCGGCGCTTGCCGCGTTCGATTCCGGCGTGGATGCGTTCACCGGCAACAGCATGTTTTTGGAAGGGCATCGCCAGAACACCGCCAACTTCGGCGACGTGCGTCAGAGCTCGTTGCTGGTGCGCTTCGGCCAACTGACGCCTGCATTCGTGCTGCAGGTGCTGGCACCGCTGATGCTGGTGTTTTTGGGCTACGGCGTGGTGGCGCGCGAGCAGGAGACCGGCACGCTGCGCGCACTGTTGCTGCAGGGTGCGACACGTTGGCAATTGCTTGGCGGCAAATATCTCGCACTCGCTGTAGTGGCCGGCGCCTGTCTGTTGCCGGCACTGGTGGGCCTGGCGCCTATCGCAGTGTTGCCGGGCCAGACGTTGCCGGTTGCGCTGCTGGTGCTGGCCTACAGCGCTTATCTGTTGGTGTGGTGCGCGCTGGTGCTGGCGGTGTCCATGCTGTGCCGTCGCGGCCGCGATGCGCTGCTGGTGTCGCTGGCCCTTTGGGTATGGCTGGCATTGCTGGTGCCGCGCATGGCACCGGATGCGGCCAGTGCCGCCTATCGTTTGCCGACGCGGTTGGAAACCGATGTGGCGATCCAGCGCGATCTGCGCACGCTCGGCGACAGCCACACTCCGGACGACCCGCACTTTTCGCAGTTCAAGCAGCAGACGCTCGATCGTTACGGCGTGCAGCGCGTGGAAGACCTGCCGGTGAACTACAAAGGCCTGCTTGCGCTGGAAGGCGAGCGGCTCACCTCAAGCTTGTTCGAACGCTACGCGGCGCGCGATTCGCGCATTCAGAAGGAACAGAATCTGCTAGTACGCACTTTCGCTTTGCTGAGCCCGACAGTCGCATTACGCGAACTGTCGATGACGCTGGCAGAAACCGATCTGCATGCGCACGCGCGTTTTCTCGCCCAGGCTGAGCGCTATCGCTACACGCTGGTGCAGCAGCTCAACCAACTGCAAGCCGATGCAGTGAGCATGGCCGACGACACCGCGCAGGATGCCGGCGCCGACCAGCGCAAGCGCATTTCGTCCGAGCATTGGCACAAGATTCCGGTGTTCGCGTTCCAGCCGGCGTTCGCCGCTGAGGTGGTACATGCGGCAAGTGCTGCGCTTGGCCTGGTCGGAGCATGGTTGCTCGCTGCGCTGTGCATGGTGGTGGTGGCCGGGCGAGGTGTGGGAGTGGCGCGCTGATGGTGCTGTGGAAGTACGAACTGCTGTTGTTGCTGCGCGCACGCGCGGCGCTTGCCGGATTGCTGCTGCTTACCTTGTTGACGGTCTGCAGCCTGGTCTCCGGGCAGCATACGATCGATGCGCAACGCGACAACATCGCACGTATTGCAGCGCTGCAGCAGGAAGACGATGCTGCGGTGGCGGATTATGTGGCGCGCTCCAACGATGCCGGCAGCGCGGCTTACTACAGCTTCCACCCCACGTGGGACATGCCATCGCCGCTGGCGTTTGCAGTGGTGGGAATGCGCGATGTATCGCCGTACATCCTGCGTGTGCGGGCACTGGGCCTGGAAGCACAGATCTTTGATGGCGATAGCTACAACCCCGAGCTCGCCTTGGCCGGACGCTTCGATTATGCCTTCGTGCTGGTGTTCTTGTTGCCGCTGTTCGCGATCGCGTTGCTGTTCGATCTGCGCTCCGGCGAACGCGAAGCCGGGCGTGCACGCATGCTGGCTGCGTTGCCGGGTGCCGGCACCGCTTTATTGGTGCGGCGCGTGGCGGTGCGTGCGGCGGCGGTGCTGGTGTGCCTGAGTGTGCCGTTTGCGGTGGCTGCAACCCTCAACGCGGTGCCGCTGCTGCAGCAACTGGCCGTATTGGCATTGAGCTGCGTCCATCTGCTGTTCTGGGTGTTGCTGGCGGTGCTGGTCGGGCGCAGTCGCTGGCGGCCGGCCGCGCATGCCACTGCATTGGCGACCTGCTGGGTGGTGCTGGCCTTGGTGGCACCGGCGTTTGCACATGTAGTCATCAATCAGGCGGTGCCGGTCAATCAAGGCACCGAGATCGCGCGGCTGCAGCGCGAGGCGGTCAACCATGCCTGGGATATCCCGCGTGCGGAAACCATGCAGGCGTTCTATACGAAGAATCCGCAATGGGCCGATTCGGCGCCACTGACCAGCGCGTTCCATTACAAGTGGTATTTCGCTTTCCACGAAAACGGCGATCAACAGGTGGCGCCGCAGGTCGCAGCGTATCGCCAAGGATTGCAGCGACGCGAAGCGCTGGCGCAACGCGTCGCCAGCGTATTGCCGCCGGTTGCGTTGCAGGCAGCGTTGACGCGCCTGGCGGACACCGATCTGCAAGCGCAGTTGGCCTATCAAGATCGCATCCGCGTCTATCACCAGGCGTTGCGGGCGTTCTATTACGGCTATCTATTCCGCGACCTGCCATTTACGCGCGACGACTTCGGGCGCGCGCCACGATTCGATGCGACGGCTGATCCCGCGCCATAGCGGCAGCTGTGTTT is part of the Xanthomonas fragariae genome and encodes:
- a CDS encoding DUF3526 domain-containing protein, translated to MVLWKYELLLLLRARAALAGLLLLTLLTVCSLVSGQHTIDAQRDNIARIAALQQEDDAAVADYVARSNDAGSAAYYSFHPTWDMPSPLAFAVVGMRDVSPYILRVRALGLEAQIFDGDSYNPELALAGRFDYAFVLVFLLPLFAIALLFDLRSGEREAGRARMLAALPGAGTALLVRRVAVRAAAVLVCLSVPFAVAATLNAVPLLQQLAVLALSCVHLLFWVLLAVLVGRSRWRPAAHATALATCWVVLALVAPAFAHVVINQAVPVNQGTEIARLQREAVNHAWDIPRAETMQAFYTKNPQWADSAPLTSAFHYKWYFAFHENGDQQVAPQVAAYRQGLQRREALAQRVASVLPPVALQAALTRLADTDLQAQLAYQDRIRVYHQALRAFYYGYLFRDLPFTRDDFGRAPRFDATADPAP
- a CDS encoding ABC transporter ATP-binding protein, with translation MPPAISISGLHVAYRGRAVLQGLDMQVAPGTVYALLGGNGAGKSSTLSTLLGFVKPTSGSLLVDGIDPVAHPGKARARLAYLPENVALYEHLSALENADYLLSLAGQRRSQAEIGQVFAAAGLQREAWNQRLAGFSKGMRQKVAIAVATLRQVPVLLLDEPTSGLDPRAIADFNRLVSSVRERGGAVLMVTHDLLGAVDVADRIGFLENGRIADDIGAGDSGFDVRTLHARFAHPQNRAA
- a CDS encoding ABC transporter permease; translated protein: MSPVLLVAREELRFLARNRSAAIGVVLLMSITLVATLTAAHHQREVAEFRARQQQAAQQAFQAQPDRHPHRVVHYGHFIYRPLPALAAFDSGVDAFTGNSMFLEGHRQNTANFGDVRQSSLLVRFGQLTPAFVLQVLAPLMLVFLGYGVVAREQETGTLRALLLQGATRWQLLGGKYLALAVVAGACLLPALVGLAPIAVLPGQTLPVALLVLAYSAYLLVWCALVLAVSMLCRRGRDALLVSLALWVWLALLVPRMAPDAASAAYRLPTRLETDVAIQRDLRTLGDSHTPDDPHFSQFKQQTLDRYGVQRVEDLPVNYKGLLALEGERLTSSLFERYAARDSRIQKEQNLLVRTFALLSPTVALRELSMTLAETDLHAHARFLAQAERYRYTLVQQLNQLQADAVSMADDTAQDAGADQRKRISSEHWHKIPVFAFQPAFAAEVVHAASAALGLVGAWLLAALCMVVVAGRGVGVAR